A genomic segment from Salmo trutta unplaced genomic scaffold, fSalTru1.1, whole genome shotgun sequence encodes:
- the LOC115187667 gene encoding RNA-binding protein 12B, translated as MAVVIHLQGLRITAGSEDVRNFFTGLKIPDGGVHIIGGESEEAFIIFASDEDARRAMTRSEGSIKGSPVRLRLSSKSEMQAVLKQSIKPEVTKKRPYKEGSRRPEREGRNEESRRKERVEMGSRSVSYSNVCSPARKPSSQPSSQDELYLYMQDMPFTTTEEEVRRFFEGLVVEDIVMMRNNRGQQNGKGVVKFESRRDAREGLKRHRQYLGTRFVKVYASSEKQWVKAGGAREPPDRARSYSPVADRSTKSNSPANEEFCVLVENLPYLVEKRDIKEIFRHADLKYDQILHLLDKYGSETRSAFVLFRSLREYGAALTLHKQKFLKRIVYISPISKEKMVAMLESGGNLMDGAPPSKRSYRRSQERLPRETKKDVYESDKICLYVRNLPLDVRKVEIVDFFLGFRISEETVVLLLDHEGNGLGEALVIFQTEEEAMRAQSLNGQGFLGTNVILKCISLAQMREFGVGEPAVREQQMERSSERYLARSSEAMSHLDTDYRVNPDIGHLPMNDLQVHIHAGSSLGLDSHMMENPVLLDNRGNGSAHRHGGYGPSAPQQFDDPTTLTLVNLPWTIRIEEIYNFFYGYRVIPGSVSLQYDNGGRPKGSATIIFESHLEALMAVEELSGRPIGSKKVSLLLV; from the coding sequence ATGGCGGTGGTCATCCATTTACAGGGGCTCAGAATCACTGCAGGTTCTGAGGACGTTCGCAATTTCTTCACTGGCCTCAAAATCCCAGATGGTGGGGTGCACATTATTGGTGGGGAGAGTGAGGAGGCTTTCATAATCTTTGCTTCCGATGAAGACGCGAGGCGGGCGATGACACGTTCAGAGGGATCCATCAAAGGTTCTCCGGTTCGCTTACGGCTGAGCAGCAAGTCAGAAATGCAGGCTGTTCTCAAGCAAAGTATAAAACCTGAGGTGACCAAAAAGAGGCCGTATAAGGAAGGTTCCAGAAGACCGGAAAGAGAAGGCAGGAATGAGGAATCTAGAAGAAAAGAGCGCGTGGAGATGGGCAGTAGATCAGTGTCTTACAGTAACGTATGTAGTCCTGCCCGAAAGCCTTCCTCACAGCCAAGCAGTCAAGATGAATTGTATTTGTATATGCAAGACATGCCTTTTACTACGACCGAAGAGGAAGTGAGAAGATTCTTTGAGGGATTAGTGGTGGAGGACATTGTTATGATGAGAAATAACCGCGGCCAACAAAATGGGAAAGGAGTTGTCAAGTTCGAATCCAGACGGGATGCTAGAGAGGGTCTGAAAAGACATCGGCAATACCTTGGAACGAGGTTTGTGAAAGTCTATGCAAGCTCAGAAAAGCAGTGGGTTAAGGCAGGTGGTGCTAGGGAACCTCCAGACCGTGCTAGGTCTTACTCACCAGTGGCCGACAGGTCTACAAAGTCCAATTCTCCTGCCAATGAGGAGTTCTGTGTCTTGGTGGAAAACCTTCCCTACTTAGTGGAGAAGAGGGATATAAAGGAGATCTTCCGTCATGCAGACCTCAAGTATGATCAGATCCTTCACCTCCTTGACAAGTATGGGTCAGAGACAAGGTCCGCATTTGTGCTGTTCAGAAGCCTGAGGGAATACGGTGCTGCCTTGACTCTTCACAAGCAGAAATTTCTCAAACGAATTGTGTACATCTCTCCTATCTCGAAAGAGAAAATGGTCGCCATGCTAGAATCTGGGGGAAATCTAATGGATGGCGCACCACCCTCTAAAAGGTCTTACAGAAGATCTCAGGAAAGGCTTCCAAGAGAGACCAAGAAGGATGTGTATGAATCTGATAAGATTTGCCTGTATGTGCGAAACCTGCCTTTAGACGTGCGCAAAGTTGAGATTGTGGACTTCTTCCTAGGCTTCAGGATCTCAGAGGAGACTGTTGTTTTGCTGCTTGACCATGAGGGCAATGGGCTTGGAGAGGCTTTGGTGATCTTTCAGACTGAGGAGGAGGCTATGAGGGCACAGTCTCTGAATGGGCAAGGGTTTCTTGGAACAAATGTCATCCTGAAATGCATTTCTCTGGCTCAGATGCGTGAATTTGGTGTTGGTGAACCTGCAGTGAGAGAGCAACAGATGGAGAGAAGCTCAGAGAGGTACTTGGCCAGGAGCAGTGAGGCGATGTCCCATCTGGACACTGATTACAGGGTCAACCCTGATATAGGCCATCTTCCTATGAACGACCTGCAGGTTCATATTCATGCAGGCAGCAGTCTGGGTCTGGATTCTCACATGATGGAAAACCCTGTTCTGCTTGACAACAGGGGCAATGGCTCTGCTCATAGACATGGAGGCTATGGACCTTCTGCACCGCAGCAGTTTGATGATCCAACAACCCTGACACTGGTTAATCTGCCTTGGACTATCAGAATTGAAGAAATCTATAACTTTTTCTATGGATATCGTGTCATTCCTGGATCGGTCTCATTGCAGTATGACAACGGAGGGCGTCCCAAAGGCTCAGCAACGATTATTTTTGAATCTCACTTGGAGGCGTTAATGGCAGTTGAGGAATTGAGTGGAAGACCAATAGGCAGCAAAAAAGTATCACTACTTCTTGTGTGA
- the LOC115187686 gene encoding uncharacterized protein C8orf88-like, whose protein sequence is MEVSRRRILQKHLQPARPLRRCSTDQDPCFRNAEPSTCGQAGEKTINSIGVEQFFEILHLQTQTLQKDSTPTKVRISYTRDFLIQLASSPIAKRKPDFLPEHPVVLEKAREPGVPRLEKRSDENNEMFD, encoded by the exons ATGGAGGTGTCAAGGAGGCGGATCTTACAGAAGCACCTGCAGCCAGCCAGACCACTGCGGCGCTGCAGCACTGACCAGG ACCCCTGCTTTAGAAATGCTGAGCCATCTACGTGTGGACAAGCAGGAGAAAAAACA ATTAACAGTATTGGAGTGGAACAGTTTTTTGAAATCCTCCATCTCCAAACTCAGACTCTACAAAAAGACTCCACCCCAACTAAAG TGAGGATATCTTACACTAGAGACTTCCTGATTCAACTGGCCAGTTCCCCCATTGCCAAAAGAAAACCGGACTTCTTACCAGAACATCCTGTTGTTTTGGAAAAGGCG AGAGAACCTGGTGTGCCAAGGTTGGAGAAgaggtctgatgaaaacaatgaAAT GTTTGACTAG